DNA from Desulfuromonas sp. AOP6:
TTTCCCGGGCTCTATTTGGAAAGCAAAGGAAATTTGACGGGCTTGAGCTACACCGCCGACTCCAACGTCACCTCCTTTTTTGGCGCCAGCTTCCAGCTCGAGGACTCCATTGCGGAGGATGACATCTTTATTCCCGACGGCAGCTCCCTGTATTTGGAAGAAAAACAGAATTATTTCCTGGGAGCGGCCATCGACTGCTGCATCGGCCAGGATACCCGCCTGACCCTCAATTATCAGTGGAATCCCAAAAATGTCCCCGGCTTCATGGACGGCGTCAGCAACGGGGTTGACACCCTGGACGAGAGCTACAATATTTCTTTTGGCCTAAGCATGGCTTTCTGACCTGAGCTCTCCCCTTCAAACGCCAAAGGCCGGCTCATTGCCGGCCTTTTCTGTTTTTATCCCCTGCCACTTTTACTCAGCGACGCCTGATGGCATCGACGGGACAGACGCCTTCGCAGGTGCCGCAGTCGATGCACTGGTGCATGTCAACCTGGTATTTTCCATCGATGGGATGAATTGCCTGCATGGGGCACACCTCCGCACAGGCGCCGCAACCGATGCACTCTTCTGTTATCCGATGATGTCCCACGGGAAAATCCTTCCTGCCGGCGCGCGTTACCGCCGATAGTCTTTTCTACCCTGCCCGTTTCAGCAGACCGGGTAGTGTCCAAGCGCCAGTTTTTCACACAGGCTTGAAATATCGTCCAATTCCGCCTGCAGAATCTCTGCCGCCGGTTCCGACACCTCGGCCAGCCCGTACCCGGCCGCCAGGATCAGCTGCAGTGCGGCCATTTTCGGGTCGTTGATCGGCGAGCCGATGCGGCTGACCAGATATACGGCCGCCTCCTGGATGCCGTCCACCTTTTCCACCAGACGGCGGGCCACCCGATGGGCCAGCACGTTATAGATCTTGCCGACATGGCTGACCGGATTTTTGCCGGCCACGGCTTCGGTGCCCAGAGGGCGTCCGACCGAGATGAGGCCGTTGACGCGGTTTCCCCGTCCCACCTGCCCCGAATCGGCGTCCTCCGCCGAGGTTCCCAGCAGACTCAGATAGGTGCCCTGCTCTCCCTTCCCCGCCTGATCGAGGGCGTTGAAATAGAGGTGAACAGCCATTTCATGCGTCAGCGCCGAGACAAAACGGTCGAGTTCGGCGCCGATCTCTTCCTTGCGCCGGAAGTAGTCTTTTTCGGAAGCGACATAAGGGGCCAGCAGCGGCATGGCCACCGTCAGATCCAGCTCCTCGCCACGGCGAACCGCCATGATCTTGACATCTTCGCCGGTGTCAGGAAAGTGTTGCTTGAAGTCCTGACCATTGAGGTGATTTTCCAGTGCCAGGACCAACTGCTCGGTGCGGCTCAGGGGATAAAAACCTACAGCCGCCGAAGTGTCGTTGGCCGCCAGAATCTCACTCGGCCGGCTGAAAATACCTGTCAACTCATCGGAGCCGGGAGCCAGGACAACGCGACAGCGCAGGTGGCGATCAACCTCGACAGCCGGCAGATGTGTACGAAACCACTGGCGGGCCGCCTCCGTGGCAATTTCCTTGACGGGAATCCTGTCGCCGCCGTACGCCAGGGTGGCGCGGTCACCGATATAGAGATCCATGGGCCGTTGCACGCGCCCGCCGCCGAACCACTTGCGCGTACGCCCGGCCACCAGCAGGCCCTTGTCCACATTATGGTGGAGGATGACGCCGAAGCGCTCCCGATAGGCCTGGCACAGAGCCACGGAGACGGCGTCCATGGCGGCATCGCAGATGGAATCGGGATGACCCAAACCTTTGCGCTCGACAATTTCCATCGGACGCCGATCCATGATGGCAACAGGCAATTCTTCGACAACCAGGCGCACAGGGTCCTCCCCCTTCAGGCCGACAAAGGAGACGCAACTCTCCCGTCTACTGTATCCCCGACATCCGGCTTGTCAACCGACCCGACAGGGGTCGCAGGATTGCCATATCCCTCTCATTCTGTCATGATCGGGCAGTGGACAGGAGGTATGCGGTGCAGAACGACAGCGCTTACGAGCAGACCGTGGAAAAGGGGCCCGAACAGCCCGAGTGGGTTCGCATCCTCCCGGAGAGGACCTCTCTGGCCTGGGGGCGAATGCGCCAGTGGACCCTGGTTCTCTCTGCCCGCCGCATTCCTCACCGCCGGCTGAAAACGGGAACCGGGTGGCATCTGCTGGTGCCTCCCAGTTATTTAACCTTGGCAGAAAAAGAAATCACCCTTTTTGAACAGGAAAACCTCAACTGGCCGCCGCCCGCCGAGCATCCCGCCCTTGCCGACAACAGCCTGATCACCCTTTCCGTCCTTGGCGTTCTGGCCATCTTCTACAATGTAACCCTGATGGATATCCAGGCTTTCGGTCACGCGCCCGTCGACTGGATCGGCCTGGGCAACGCCGACGCCCACAAAATTCTGAACGGCCAATGGTGGCGGACCGTCACCGCCCTGACCCTGCACGCCGACGCCCTGCACCTGCTGGGGAATATCGGCATCGGCGGTTTTTTCCTCGTCCTTGTCTGCCGCCAACTTGGCTCCGGTCTCGGCTGGAGCCTTGTGCTGCTGAGCGGCAGCGCCGGCAATCTGCTCAACGCCTGGGTCTACCACAGCGACCATCGCTCCGTCGGGGCTTCGACGGCCCTCTTCGGCGCTGTCGGCCTGCTGGCCGGTATCCGCATGGCCCAGAAGCGTCACCCCCTGACTCGCGGGTGGCTCTGGCCCCTTGCCGCCGCTCTGGCTCTGCTCGCGCTGCTCGGCGTCGGCGACGAAAACACCGACATCGGCGCTCATCTCTTCGGCTTTATGGCCGGCATCATGCCAGGACTGCTGGCCGGCCGGCATCTGCGCCGCGCCGGCCAACCGTCGCCGTGGGTCAACGTTCTCCTCACCATTCTGGCTCTGCTGACCGTCTTGCTGGCCTGGACTCTGGCCCTTCATCTTTCAGCCTGAACTCCCGCCATCATCCTCACTGTATCAGCTTAACGATTTCCGGCTCAATCTGGGTGGGAGACAGCCCGGCCGAGGCCAGCACTTCGCCCCAGGTTATTTTCTGGGTATGTACCTCAGCGAAAATGTCGCCGGCAGGCCGGCCCGTCTGTCGGGACAGAAAGACGGCCAGCAGGATCTGCTGGGTGCCGGCCCCGCTGTCGCGCAGCGATTTCAGTTCGTCAGCCTCCACGGCCAGCAGACGACCGACGGTCTCGTCGGCGACGGCTGCCGCCAGCGCCGCGTCATCGCCGCCCTGCTGGGCGATGGCCCGCACCTGCGCTCCCACCGTATCCGCCGGCAGGGACAGCTCGCGGATTACCACCGACCAGAAACCCTTGTCGGCGCGGGCGTCCATGAGATCGCGGGTATGGAGGCCACTTCTCTCCGACAGATAATGGACCAGCCAGAGGTCTTCCCCGGCAATGCCCCCCATCCGGGCCCGAACTACATCAGCCTTGTTGAGGCTAAAGGCCTGGGCGAAGAAAGAGTTGTGGGTGGTGGCCAGCAGATAATCCGTCACCTTGTGCGGCTGCTCGGGGTCGTAACTGCGATCCTTGAAGCAATGACAGTTGATGGTGCTTTCACGGGCCGAGGCTGTAGCGGCCGTCAGCAGGGCCACCCCGACAAACAAAACAGCCAGGAACTTCATACGCATCCGTACATCCTTTCTGTTCAGGCGCCCAGGCGCGCCTCGTAGTTTTCCACCAGGCGGCGATAGTGCTCTTCCAACCCTTCCGCCGCCGAAGCCTCGGCCTGCCGGTAGCCCTCCTGCATGGCTGGGCGGACGTCCTCGGGGAGCACCTTTTCGGCCAGGGGGTAGAGGATGTTATCCTCCTTGTCGATATGGTCGCGCAACAGGCAGCCATAGCCCCGGGCGTTTTCGGCTATACGGCTGACCTGGCCCGGTTCGCCCTCTTTCGCCAGCTGGGCCGCCTCTTCCATGCCACGGACGAAATCGCGGCCCTGGTCGTGTGCCATCATCATGGCCGCCACCGGGGAATTCTCCTGGGGCATGCCGTTGGCCACCAGCGCCTTGAAGAGGACATCCTCTTCCTTGGCGTGATGGTAGCGGTCGGCGTAATTGCGAATAAAGCTAACCGCGTCGAGATAGAACTGCCAGTCGCGAAACTTGCCCTGCTCCAGCAACGCGGTATTCTTCTCCACCAGCGCGATCATGCGCAGGATAAGCTTGTGCTCCTCCACCATCACCTGAGTTACGTTGGTCATGATCCGTTTCTCCTTTCACCGTCCACGCCGATAACCACCACTTCGACCGGGATGTCCTTGCCGGAAGCTTCCAACGCCTGCTTCACGACCATAACCATACCACGGCAGCAGGGGACTTCCATGATAGTGATGGTAACGGATTGGATATCGTTGTGGGTGAAGATCTGTGTCAGCTTCTCCACATAAGGGCCGCAGTCATCAAGCTTGGGGCAGGCGTTAACCAGTACCTTGTCCTTGATGAAGTCCCGATGGAATTCCGCATAGGCAAAGGGGGTGCAGTCGGCGGCGATGAGCAGGTTGGCGTTCTGCAGCCAGGGTGCTGTCGGCGGCACCAGGGCCAGCTGGGTCGGCCACTGGCGCAGTTCCGAAGCAATTCGGCCGCTGGCCTCCTGAGAGGTGCAGGATTTCTTTTCGATGGTGCGTACATGGGAACCGGGGCATCCGCAAGCGAGATTTTTCATGGGGTGTCTCCTTTTACGTCGTTATGGTTACTGTTCGTCCAGATAGGTGTTGATTTCGTCTTCGATCTTCTGTTCCACCTCATCACCGAGGGCATGGATGCTGACCACGTCCTTGAGCAGGCAGATGCCCACACCGCAGGTCACGCAGCCGATGTCGTATTTCGCCAGGATCTCCCCGATGCGAGGATGATCCTTGAGAACTGTTCCTATTGGGGCCGTGCCGAGATCGTTTTTGAGTTGCATACTGTTTTCTCCTTTCGTCAGGGTGATTGCAGAATACCGGCAATCCACCTAGGGAAACATGACGCAGGTCAAAAATTGAAAAAAATGCGTAAATTCGGCTAATTTGACCTCGGTCAAAAAAACTGTCTCCGGGCTGACAGCCCAGGCGGGTGCAATCCGGGAAAAGTCTGTTATAGATTAAAACTGTCCGCTTGATTCCTGACTCTACCGGGCTGCATAGACCCAATCTTAAACACAGAAAAGAAGGAGGACTCGATGTTTTGCTACCAGTGTGAACAGACTGCCAACGGTACCGGCTGCACCAAAATCGGCGTGTGCGGCAAACAGCCCGACGTCGCCGCCCTACAGGACCTGCTCGTCTATGGCTTGAAAGGCGTCGCCTTCTATGCCAACGAGGCGCGCAAAGCCGGCAAGAAGGACGCCGAGATCGATCGTTTCATGCTGGAGGGGCTCTTCACCACCGTCACCAACGTCGACTTCGACGCCGAAGCCATCGTCAAGATCCTGAAAAAATGTGCGCAGATACGCGACAAAGCCAAGGCTCTCGCCGGTCCCGTGGCCGGAAACGTGCCCGAAGCGGCCCAATGGCAGCCCGCCGCCGACACCGCTGGCCTGGTCGAACAGGGGGAAGCCCACGGCGTCATGAGCAATGGCGTCGACCCCGACGTCAAGTCCGTGCAGGAAATCCTCATCTACGGCATGAAGGGCTATGCCGCCTACGCTGACCACGCCCTGATTCTCGGCCGGGAGAGTGATGAAATCTACGCCTTCACTCATAAGGCCCTGGCCGCCACCCTCGACAAGAGTCTCGGCCTGATGGACTTTGTCACCCTGGCCCTGGAGTGCGGCCGCATCAATCTGGTCACCATGGAGCTGCTCAACAAGGCCCACACCGACACCTACGGCCATCCGGTGCCTACCTCCGTCCAGCTCGGCACCAAGAAGGGCAAGGCGATTCTTGTGTCCGGCCACGACCTCAAGATGCTCGAAGAACTGCTCAAACAGACGGAAGGCAAGGGGATCAACATCTACACCCACGGCGAGATGCTGCCGGCTCACGGCTATCCGGGGCTGAAGAAATATCCCCACCTGGTTGGCAACTTCGGCGGCGCCTGGCAGGATCAGGCCAAGGAATTTCCCGACTTCCCCGGCGCCATCATCTTCAACACCAACTGCATCCAGCGCCCGGCCAACAGCTACAAGGACCGCCTCTTCACCTGGGGTCTGGTGCAGTGGCCCGACGTCAAACACATCGACGGCTGGGATTTCTCGGAAGTCATCCAGAAGGCCCAGGAGCATGAAGGCTTCGGCGACAACCCTGGTCAGGAAATCCTGGTCGGCTTCGGTCACAACGCCGTCCTCGGCGTCGCCGACAAGGTCATCGATGCTGTCAAGGGCGGTCAGATCAAGCACTTCTTCCTGGTCGGCGGCTGCGATGGCGCCAAAACCGGGCGCAACTACTACACCGAGTTCGCCGAAAAGGCCCCTGAGGACACCGTTATTCTCACCCTGGCCTGCGGCAAGTACCGTTTCAACAAGCTGCAGTTCGGCGACATCGGCGGCATCCCGCGTCTGCTCGACGTCGGCCAGTGCAACGACTCCTACAGCGCCGTGCAGATCGCCCTGGCTCTGGCCGATGCCTTCAAGTGCAACGTCAACGATCTGCCCTTGTCTATCATCCTCTCCTGGTATGAGCAGAAGGCGGTGGCAGTACTGCTGACCCTGCTGCATCTGGGCATCAAGGACATCAAGATCGGCCCGTCGCTGCCAGCCTTCGTTACCCCCAACGTTCTCAATTTCCTGGTACAGAACTTCAACATCGGCCCCATCGGCAACGCCGAAGAGGACCTCAAAGCCGCCCTCGGCACCGCCTGATCGCCGAGGTGATTCCCACAAAAAAGAGGAGGAAGGCTCGCGAGCCTTCCTCCTCTTTTTTGTCTTTCGCAACCTGGACTGTTTATTTGTCCAGGTGCACATCCATCTGCGGGAAGGGAATGTTGAGCCCCACTTCCGCGAACTTCTTGTAAACCGTTTCGTTCATGTAAAAATGCACGGCCCAGTAATCCGCCGACTCGACCCAGGCGCGTACGGTGAAATTGACCGAACTGTCGGCCAAAGCTCCCACCTCAACGAAAGGCGCCGGGTCCTTGAGAACTTTGTCATGCCCGAGGAGCAGATTCAGCAGGGTCTTTTTAGCCAGATCGACGTCGTCCCCATAGGCGATGCCAAAGGTCCAGTCCACCCGCCGACGCGGTTCGGTGGAGTAGTTCACCATGGAAGAAGTGGAGAGACCGCCGTTGGGGATGATGATGGTCTTGTTGTCCGGCGTGGTGAGGATGGTATTGAAAATCTGGATTTCCTTGACCGAGCCGGCATAGCCCTGGGCTTCGATATAATCGCCGACTTTAAAGGGCCGGAAAACCAGGATGATGACTCCCCCGGCAAAATTCTGCAGCGTTCCCGACAGCGCCATGCCCACGGCCAGGCCGGCGGCGCCGAGAATGGCTATGAACGAGGTCATCTGGATGCCGACCATGCCCAGGACACTGATGACCACCAGCACCTTGAGCAGGGTCCCGACCAGGCTTACCATGAAGGGGCGCAGTGAGGGATCAACCTGCTTTTTATCCATCGCCCGGCCGACCATCCGGCCGATTGCCTTGGCCAAATAAAGCCCCACGACAAGCGCCAGAATAGCCCCGACCAGCTTGGGACCCCAAAGAATGAAGAGATTGATCAGAGTGTCGAGATATTCCCCCCCGGCTTTGAGTTGATCTTCCACATGCACCTCCTGTATTGAATGATTGAATCAGCCGGACATCCAGTCCGGCCCACGACCTCAACTTATAGCGCACATTCTTCCAAACTCAAGCTATTTACCTAATTTACCTCACATTTACACCCAAGGCTCGCCTGGTGATGAATGGTCTCTTGTGGATGCGGTCAGTCCAGCGGCAGATACTCAACCTGGACGATCTCCAGTTCGACCGGCCCGGCCGGCGCAGTGAAAGTCACCACATCTCCCTCCGCCCGTCCCAGCAGCGCCCGCCCGATGGGGGAGGCCCAGCTCACGTGACCTCGGGCGGCATCGAGCTCATCGACGCCGACGATGCGGTAGACCTTCTCTTCGCCGTCCTCGTTTTCCACCCGGATGGTAGCGCCGAAAAGCACCCGTCCCCTGGCGATTTTCCCCTGCTCCACCGGATCGACGATTGTGGCCTGCTCCAGGCGTTTGCTCAGAAAACGGATGCGGCTGTCATAGTGCCGCAGCTTGCGTTTGGCATAATGATAATCGGCGTTTTCGCTGCGATCGCCATTGCTGGCGGCCCAGGCGGCCGTCTGCACCATTTCCGGGCGCAGGCGGTAGAGGATATCCTTGAGCTCGGCCCGTAGCCGCTCGGCGCAAGCGGGTGTCATATAAATCGGGGTGGGTTTGCCAGTGGTCATGCGCTGTCTCTTCCTTTTGGGCGATGGTTTTTAAGGGCCATTCTAGGCTTTTTCAGGTCCGGCGTGAAGCCCTGGATGTGTAAAAATCCGCTGTGATAACTCCTTGTTTTTCTGCTATGGTTTATGCATGAGCGACGAACGCAAAGACCGACAACTGTCTCAAAGCGAGCTGATCACGACCCTGGCCCACTATTACCGGGCCGAATCCCAGCGCAGCCTGGCCTGGCGTGAACGGCTCGACCGCACCACCAACTGGGCTGTCGGCGCCACCGCCGCCTTTCTTGGCTTCGGCTTCAGCCATCCCGAGTTTCCCCATCCCTTCTTTCTTTTCGGGCTGGCCGTCCTCTACACCCTGCTGCTTATTGAGGCCCGCCGCTTTCGCTTTTACGACGCCTACGAATATCGGGTGCGTCTCATGCACCAGAACCTCATCTATCACGCCGTCGCCCACGGCACCCTGCGGGACGACCCGGACTTCGACAGCGGCGGCGTCTACTGGCGCGCCGAGCTGGCCTCCGACCTGCGTTATCCCCAGTACAAGATGAGCATCGCCTATGCCATCGGCCGACGCATCGCCGCCAACTATATCTATCTGTTCATCATCCTCCTGTGCGGCTGGCTGATGAAAATCAAACTGCATCCCCGCCCCGTCGCCAATTGGGAAGACTACCTGAACCAGGCTGCCGTCGGCAACCTGCCCGGCTGGTTCACCTTCACCTTCATGCTTGCCTTTCTCGCTCACCTGGTCGTCCTGCTCCTGCTCAGCCACAAAAAGCGCGGGGGACGGGATGTGCTCCATCCTTTCCGGGAACCCGAACCGGACTAACCCCTGAGGACCTCTGCATGCCCCCCTGTTCTTTACCCCTGTTTCGCCGGCGCTGGCCGGTCTTCGCTTTTCTCACTCTGGCCCTGCTGGTTACCGGTTGCGACCGGCCGCCCGCAACACCCCAGGTGGATGATCGCGCCTCTCTGCTCGATGCGAGCCGAGTTGCCCGCCTTGAGGCGTATCAGGAGCGACTGCGGCAGGATGTCGACATCTATTTCCAGCTGACTCTGCTGGCCAAAAGCCCGGCCGATCTCGATACGGAAGCCCTGCGTCTGTTCGAGGCCTACCGGCTTGGCAGCACCACCAATGGCGCTCGCGGCGTGCTGATGCTGATCGACCCTGTCGGCGAACAGGTGCGGCTGGAGATCGGCTACGACCTGGAAGGGGTTTTCCCCGACGGTTTTGTCGGCTATGTGGAACGGGAACAGATGGCTCCCTTCTTTGCGGCAGGACGAATAGCGGACGGCGTGGAAGCCACGGTGGAACTACTGGTAGGGCGGGCGCTGGGCGAGGTTCCCACCGACTATGGCGGCAAAACCAGGCTGGAACACCTCAGCGGCGGGGCTGGCGCCCGGCTGGCGACACCCATCGGCGGCGGCACCCGGGCGAAAGAGGCGGTGGAGGACCGCGCGTCCTTTGCCGCGCAACCCTCACCGCGGCAGACCCTGGAGCGTTATCTCGAGGTCCTGCAACGGCACATCAAGGATCCCGAGCTGGATCTATACACCCCGTCGACCCGCGAGTTCTTTCGTCAGTGGCTGGTGACCAGCGCCCAGCAGGACAACGAGCGCAAAGGTCTGGAGCAGTACCTCCCTCTGGCTGAAGAACGCATCAGCGGCACCCTCGCCGTACTACGCTTCCCCGTCGAGAACCGGCAGGCCTCACCTTACTTCTTTCGCCTCGCCGATGAAGGTTGGCAACTCGACATGGTCGTCATGAGCCAACTGATCGGCTTCAACCATAAGAATCAATGGTTTTTCCGCAGCCGGGCCCATGAATTCGCCTTCGCCTTTGACGACCTCCATTTCGATGCCAACGGCTTTCCCCACCGGCCCTAAAGGCTTCACCTGCTGAAGCTGTCGGGAACTCATGGGCTATCCGGGCAAGTCAGGGGTTCTCGCCAGCTCTCCAAGGCGACACCAGTCGTTTTTTCCTCACTGTTCTTCATCGGTTGAAAAAGGTGTGGCAAGGTCATCCACCATCTCCACCCGGAAGGTGCTGCCCCCGCCGGGAGTCTCCTCGACCCAGGCATTTCCTCCGTAAAGCCTGGCGATTTTTCTTACAGTGGCAAGGCCAATCCCCGTGCCGGCTTGTTTTTTACCACTTTCTCCTCGGAAGAACACTTCAAAGATGCGCTCACGTTCTTCGGGTGGGATACCGGGGCCCTGGTCCCTGACACTGAACTTGACCTTTTCGTTCTCACGCTCCCCTGTCAGCTGAATAACCCCACCCGAAGCAGCCGCGTAACGAACAGCATTGCCAATGAGGTTATCGAATATCTGAAAGAGCAGGCTTCTTGGCAAGCGGACCGTGGGTAATGAGCCCAGTTCCATAACCGCGCCCGATGACGCCAGACAGAAGGCACGTCCATGGATCACTTCATCGACGATTTCCTTGCTGTCGTAAGGCTCTTCCTCTTTCGGGACTTTTCCTACCTTGGCCAGCGCCAGCAAATCATCCATCAGCTTGGCCATATTTTCTCCGGCGGCGATGATTTCATCGAGATACTCCATGGCATCCTCATCCAGCCTGGCCCGGTAGTTCTCTTTGATGAGATCGGCGTAACTGACACTCACCGTAATGGGATTACGCAGATCGTGAGCGAGGATGTAGGTAAATTCCTCCAACTCCTGATTGCTTTTCTGGAGATTCTCTTCTGCCGATTTCCGTTCGACAACCTCTCGATTGAGATTGTCAATGGAGGTTGTGGACCGGCTCAGTTTGTTGGTCATGGCACTGAAGGCCGTCCCCAATCTCTCGACTTCCAGGACGCCTCTGACCTTCGCTTCCTGAGTCAAATCCCCGTTGGCGATTTCTTCCGTCACTTTCACCAGACTGTTGAGCGGGCCAACCAGCTCAGAAGCGAACCTCAGACAAATAACGGTGGCAAAGGCCCCTACGGCAATCGCGAAGCCGATCAGAGCAAGGACCATCAAGCGGACAGCCCGGTGAACATCTTCATGGGACCTGCTCAGAACAATGGCTCCGACGACCTCATGCGTATCGACGATAAGTGGCTTGCAGGCGACAACGTAGGGAACATCGTCGAGAAACAGCTCATCGTAAACCGTTTTGCGCTCCCGTAGTGCTCCCTCCCTGAAGGCCTTCAGTGTCTGGGTATCGAGGACAGAACTGTTATTGAAGGTGGTCGCCTGCAGCCGATCGCCGTCATAGACCGAAACATCCACACCATACCTGCGCTGGATCTGTCCAAGAAATTTTTCATCCAGCAGGTAGATGATTTCGATGACCCCCACGACATCATCTTTCTGGAGGACCGAAAAACAGACGCTCACCCCCAGGCCATGTTCGGAGCTCACCAGACTTTTCATGGATGTTCCCGACAGGCCGGTTTCAAAACCGTTTCGGTTGGCCTCACTCTGACCAGAGGAAGTCAGCGGATGTGACTGGGCTTGGACCTCGTCCTCTCTATCCAAAACTCGCACCGAATCGGCTTTG
Protein-coding regions in this window:
- a CDS encoding TPM domain-containing protein, which gives rise to MPPCSLPLFRRRWPVFAFLTLALLVTGCDRPPATPQVDDRASLLDASRVARLEAYQERLRQDVDIYFQLTLLAKSPADLDTEALRLFEAYRLGSTTNGARGVLMLIDPVGEQVRLEIGYDLEGVFPDGFVGYVEREQMAPFFAAGRIADGVEATVELLVGRALGEVPTDYGGKTRLEHLSGGAGARLATPIGGGTRAKEAVEDRASFAAQPSPRQTLERYLEVLQRHIKDPELDLYTPSTREFFRQWLVTSAQQDNERKGLEQYLPLAEERISGTLAVLRFPVENRQASPYFFRLADEGWQLDMVVMSQLIGFNHKNQWFFRSRAHEFAFAFDDLHFDANGFPHRP
- the greB gene encoding transcription elongation factor GreB; this encodes MTTGKPTPIYMTPACAERLRAELKDILYRLRPEMVQTAAWAASNGDRSENADYHYAKRKLRHYDSRIRFLSKRLEQATIVDPVEQGKIARGRVLFGATIRVENEDGEEKVYRIVGVDELDAARGHVSWASPIGRALLGRAEGDVVTFTAPAGPVELEIVQVEYLPLD
- a CDS encoding 4Fe-4S binding protein; the encoded protein is MGHHRITEECIGCGACAEVCPMQAIHPIDGKYQVDMHQCIDCGTCEGVCPVDAIRRR
- a CDS encoding ATP-binding protein — its product is MTLRNKMLATFIPIILAAIFITASTSIILFYDYQHKSLEGNLGDALHHFELEVAELSRAVQHLTQAVLEQEETVRALLENDHQTILRLSLYLEHLLKADSVRVLDREDEVQAQSHPLTSSGQSEANRNGFETGLSGTSMKSLVSSEHGLGVSVCFSVLQKDDVVGVIEIIYLLDEKFLGQIQRRYGVDVSVYDGDRLQATTFNNSSVLDTQTLKAFREGALRERKTVYDELFLDDVPYVVACKPLIVDTHEVVGAIVLSRSHEDVHRAVRLMVLALIGFAIAVGAFATVICLRFASELVGPLNSLVKVTEEIANGDLTQEAKVRGVLEVERLGTAFSAMTNKLSRSTTSIDNLNREVVERKSAEENLQKSNQELEEFTYILAHDLRNPITVSVSYADLIKENYRARLDEDAMEYLDEIIAAGENMAKLMDDLLALAKVGKVPKEEEPYDSKEIVDEVIHGRAFCLASSGAVMELGSLPTVRLPRSLLFQIFDNLIGNAVRYAAASGGVIQLTGERENEKVKFSVRDQGPGIPPEERERIFEVFFRGESGKKQAGTGIGLATVRKIARLYGGNAWVEETPGGGSTFRVEMVDDLATPFSTDEEQ
- a CDS encoding rhomboid family intramembrane serine protease, whose translation is MQNDSAYEQTVEKGPEQPEWVRILPERTSLAWGRMRQWTLVLSARRIPHRRLKTGTGWHLLVPPSYLTLAEKEITLFEQENLNWPPPAEHPALADNSLITLSVLGVLAIFYNVTLMDIQAFGHAPVDWIGLGNADAHKILNGQWWRTVTALTLHADALHLLGNIGIGGFFLVLVCRQLGSGLGWSLVLLSGSAGNLLNAWVYHSDHRSVGASTALFGAVGLLAGIRMAQKRHPLTRGWLWPLAAALALLALLGVGDENTDIGAHLFGFMAGIMPGLLAGRHLRRAGQPSPWVNVLLTILALLTVLLAWTLALHLSA
- a CDS encoding methionine adenosyltransferase, with product MRLVVEELPVAIMDRRPMEIVERKGLGHPDSICDAAMDAVSVALCQAYRERFGVILHHNVDKGLLVAGRTRKWFGGGRVQRPMDLYIGDRATLAYGGDRIPVKEIATEAARQWFRTHLPAVEVDRHLRCRVVLAPGSDELTGIFSRPSEILAANDTSAAVGFYPLSRTEQLVLALENHLNGQDFKQHFPDTGEDVKIMAVRRGEELDLTVAMPLLAPYVASEKDYFRRKEEIGAELDRFVSALTHEMAVHLYFNALDQAGKGEQGTYLSLLGTSAEDADSGQVGRGNRVNGLISVGRPLGTEAVAGKNPVSHVGKIYNVLAHRVARRLVEKVDGIQEAAVYLVSRIGSPINDPKMAALQLILAAGYGLAEVSEPAAEILQAELDDISSLCEKLALGHYPVC
- a CDS encoding hemerythrin domain-containing protein → MMTNVTQVMVEEHKLILRMIALVEKNTALLEQGKFRDWQFYLDAVSFIRNYADRYHHAKEEDVLFKALVANGMPQENSPVAAMMMAHDQGRDFVRGMEEAAQLAKEGEPGQVSRIAENARGYGCLLRDHIDKEDNILYPLAEKVLPEDVRPAMQEGYRQAEASAAEGLEEHYRRLVENYEARLGA
- the hcp gene encoding hydroxylamine reductase, with the translated sequence MFCYQCEQTANGTGCTKIGVCGKQPDVAALQDLLVYGLKGVAFYANEARKAGKKDAEIDRFMLEGLFTTVTNVDFDAEAIVKILKKCAQIRDKAKALAGPVAGNVPEAAQWQPAADTAGLVEQGEAHGVMSNGVDPDVKSVQEILIYGMKGYAAYADHALILGRESDEIYAFTHKALAATLDKSLGLMDFVTLALECGRINLVTMELLNKAHTDTYGHPVPTSVQLGTKKGKAILVSGHDLKMLEELLKQTEGKGINIYTHGEMLPAHGYPGLKKYPHLVGNFGGAWQDQAKEFPDFPGAIIFNTNCIQRPANSYKDRLFTWGLVQWPDVKHIDGWDFSEVIQKAQEHEGFGDNPGQEILVGFGHNAVLGVADKVIDAVKGGQIKHFFLVGGCDGAKTGRNYYTEFAEKAPEDTVILTLACGKYRFNKLQFGDIGGIPRLLDVGQCNDSYSAVQIALALADAFKCNVNDLPLSIILSWYEQKAVAVLLTLLHLGIKDIKIGPSLPAFVTPNVLNFLVQNFNIGPIGNAEEDLKAALGTA
- a CDS encoding iron-sulfur cluster-binding oxidoreductase yields the protein MKNLACGCPGSHVRTIEKKSCTSQEASGRIASELRQWPTQLALVPPTAPWLQNANLLIAADCTPFAYAEFHRDFIKDKVLVNACPKLDDCGPYVEKLTQIFTHNDIQSVTITIMEVPCCRGMVMVVKQALEASGKDIPVEVVVIGVDGERRNGS
- a CDS encoding mechanosensitive ion channel domain-containing protein, with protein sequence MEDQLKAGGEYLDTLINLFILWGPKLVGAILALVVGLYLAKAIGRMVGRAMDKKQVDPSLRPFMVSLVGTLLKVLVVISVLGMVGIQMTSFIAILGAAGLAVGMALSGTLQNFAGGVIILVFRPFKVGDYIEAQGYAGSVKEIQIFNTILTTPDNKTIIIPNGGLSTSSMVNYSTEPRRRVDWTFGIAYGDDVDLAKKTLLNLLLGHDKVLKDPAPFVEVGALADSSVNFTVRAWVESADYWAVHFYMNETVYKKFAEVGLNIPFPQMDVHLDK
- a CDS encoding DUF2270 domain-containing protein; the encoded protein is MSDERKDRQLSQSELITTLAHYYRAESQRSLAWRERLDRTTNWAVGATAAFLGFGFSHPEFPHPFFLFGLAVLYTLLLIEARRFRFYDAYEYRVRLMHQNLIYHAVAHGTLRDDPDFDSGGVYWRAELASDLRYPQYKMSIAYAIGRRIAANYIYLFIILLCGWLMKIKLHPRPVANWEDYLNQAAVGNLPGWFTFTFMLAFLAHLVVLLLLSHKKRGGRDVLHPFREPEPD